In Desulfobacterales bacterium, the genomic stretch ATCTATAAAAGTTGGGATGACATTTCACAATAAACGATTCAGCCTATTATTTTTTTCAGGCAATCGGTTTTCGGTCAATAAAAAATTTGTCTGCCCGCTCGCGCATGCCCAAAACGTTTATCAATACCGTTATTGATGTCATCCTTTCCCGGCCCCGGCCCATTTTCGGGGTGGTCATGCTGTTTACCCTGGTTTTCCTCTATGGTTTCTTTCAGCAGTCCCATAACAATCATATCGAGGTGTTTTTTGAATCCGGTGATTCTCATCCTCATATTTATTCTGATGGTGATCCTCTTGCGGCAATTCAGCCTGGCGCTGCTCTGCGAGGTAAACCTCCTGGTGATTCTGATCTGGGCAGTGGGCCTCTATGTGCTTTGCGGGGAGAAATTCAACATCATCACCAATACCATGGGCGCCATCCTGCTGGCCATCGCCATTGCCGTGGATGATACCATCCATTTTATCGCCTGGTTGCGGCGGAACAGCGGGTTAAAAGAAGATGCCGGCGAAGCGGTCATTCAGACGTTTGCCGATGTGGGCAAACCGATTGTCATGACCACGCTCCTGCTTTTCTGCGGATTTTTTGTGCTGTTTCTGGGCAGCATCCTGCCGACCAAGATGTTCGGCATGCTGACCGCCTTTGCCATGGGGTTTGCCATGATCGGGGATATGTTCGTGCTGACACCCCTGGTATTGATTTTTAAGCCCAAACTCCCGCCGCTTCCGGTGCATGGAGATAATTAGAAAAAAGGAGGAGTAAATGGAAAAATCGGTACTTTTGGATATTGAAGGGCGCACCGCCTGGATTATTTTAAACCGTCCGGACCGGCGAAACGCAATGAACCAGGCGCTTCTGGCCCAGCTCTATGACGCGCTGGAGACGGTCTCCGAAAACGATGAATTGCTTGCAGCCGTTTTAACCGGCAACGGAAAATCCTTTTGCTCAGGGCTGGATTTGGGGATCATTGCCAAGGAAAACCTATTTGATCCCCGGGGCGACGGCACGGACCTGATGGATATCCTTTCCGCTTTTGAAAAGCCATTGATCGGCGCCATTAACGGGCATGCCATCACCGGCGGATTTGAACTGGCATTAAACTGCGATTTTCTGATTGCCTCGGAAAAGGCCTCTTTTGCCGATACCCATGCAAAGGTCGGCATTCATCCGGGATGGGGGATGACCCAGCTGCTGCAGCAGGCGATCGGCCAGCAGCGGGCCAAGCAGATGTCCTTTACCGGGGCCTTTATCCAGGCGGAGCAGGCATGCCGCTGGGGGCTGGTAAACGAGGTGGTACCCCATGAGATGCTTCTGCCAAGGGCCCGGGAAATCGCCCGCCAAATGGCGAGGCTTAATCCGGATATGCTGGGTATCGTCAAAAAGCTGATTGAAACCCGGAACACGGAGTCCTTGGCATCCGCCCTCGCCCGGGAGCGGCAGGGGTTTGACCAATTCCTCAGTCAGCATCTAAAATCCGGTCAATAAGCCCGGTCTGTTAATAATCGGTTAATATGTGCCGGGCATACTCAGGGATTTCGGGCTTATTCGAGGATAACCGATGAAAATTTTTCTTTGATAACGGTCTCGGCCTGCTCCATGATCTGATCCAGAAGCTCTTGGCAGGTGGGGATGCTCTTTATTAGCCCCATGCACTGGCCGCAGGAGAGCACGCCAGCCTCCATGTCGCCGTTTTCAAGCATCTCCTTGCCCACCCGGCCGGCCACATAGGGGACGATATCCTCGATCTGGGTC encodes the following:
- a CDS encoding MMPL family transporter; this translates as MILILIFILMVILLRQFSLALLCEVNLLVILIWAVGLYVLCGEKFNIITNTMGAILLAIAIAVDDTIHFIAWLRRNSGLKEDAGEAVIQTFADVGKPIVMTTLLLFCGFFVLFLGSILPTKMFGMLTAFAMGFAMIGDMFVLTPLVLIFKPKLPPLPVHGDN
- a CDS encoding enoyl-CoA hydratase, with amino-acid sequence MEKSVLLDIEGRTAWIILNRPDRRNAMNQALLAQLYDALETVSENDELLAAVLTGNGKSFCSGLDLGIIAKENLFDPRGDGTDLMDILSAFEKPLIGAINGHAITGGFELALNCDFLIASEKASFADTHAKVGIHPGWGMTQLLQQAIGQQRAKQMSFTGAFIQAEQACRWGLVNEVVPHEMLLPRAREIARQMARLNPDMLGIVKKLIETRNTESLASALARERQGFDQFLSQHLKSGQ